A stretch of the Equus caballus isolate H_3958 breed thoroughbred chromosome X, TB-T2T, whole genome shotgun sequence genome encodes the following:
- the RPA4 gene encoding replication protein A 30 kDa subunit: MSKNGFGSYGSISAAGGASGGNDQPSQGGGTAPATKLFRSRALIQEIIPCSVNQLLTSTLVDDVFQIRGVEVSQVSIVGIIRQAEMAPNYVLYKIDDMTTKPIEVRQWVSNEKAKQGVTLLPVGVYVKVFGTLKCSAGVKCLEVLNIRVLESMNEFTAHVLETGHAHMMLPKAYQLAPVQNAPVTPLEMDGVQESGEDCPDYILKEVLRLIRECPRKEGKSLQQLQTELCSLSIKTIKQAIDYLTIEGHVYCTVDGEHFKSAD, encoded by the coding sequence ATGAGTAAGAATGGATTTGGTAGCTATGGCAGCATCTCTGCCGCGGGAGGAGCCAGTGGCGGCAATGACCAACCGTCTCAGGGCGGCGGCACGGCTCCTGCTACTAAGCTCTTCAGATCCAGGGCCCTAATCCAGGAAATTATACCTTGTTCTGTAAACCAGCTGCTCACCTCCACTCTGGTTGATGATGTCTTTCAGATTAGGGGCGTAGAGGTTTCCCAGGTCTCTATCGTGGGGATAATCAGACAGGCAGAGATGGCTCCAAACTACGTTCTTTACAAAATCGATGATATGACCACCAAGCCTATTGAGGTGCGCCAGTGGGTCAGCAATGAGAAAGCAAAGCAGGGGGTGACTCTGCTTCCCGTGGGGGTGTATGTCAAAGTGTTCGGGACCCTCAAATGTTCTGCGGGGGTGAAGTGCCTCGAGGTGTTGAACATCCGCGTCCTGGAGAGCATGAACGAGTTCACCGCGCATGTTCTGGAAACGGGCCATGCGCACATGATGCTGCCTAAAGCCTACCAACTGGCCCCTGTGCAGAATGCACCTGTTACCCCATTGGAGATGGATGGGGTTCAGGAGTCCGGCGAGGACTGCCCTGACTACATTCTGAAGGAGGTGCTGCGTTTGATTCGTGAGTGTCCTCGAAAGGAAGGCAAGAGCCTTCAACAGCTCCAGACCGAGCTTTGCAGCCTGAGCATCAAGACCATCAAGCAAGCCATTGATTATCTGACTATCGAGGGCCACGTCTACTGCACTGTGGATGGGGAGCATTTTAAATCTGCTGATTGA